One segment of Niabella beijingensis DNA contains the following:
- the mrdA gene encoding penicillin-binding protein 2 — MSVFNKSRSYIIRIIFLSVFIIIIAQLANLQLVSNKYLELAKNNAVFQKILYPERGIIFDRNGKAVLNNTIMFDLMVTPAEVKNFDTLAFCNLLQIDTAEFRTRIVNAIIKNSRVRPSIFHSLLTPEMQARFEENSWRFPGFVLQQRPVRTYPYNVGAHILGYISEVDAKDIERSASFYRMGDYVGKNGLEYTYEKVLMGQRGVQYMIKDNKNRLVGHYENGEFDTTAVAGRGLKTHLDVDLQVLAEKLLNNKVGSVVALDPKTGGILAMASGPVFNPNDLTGPDKNANYAKMVLNVRAPLLNRGIKGRYPPGSTFKPLGGLVALDEGVITPSYGYACPGRYYGCGAGKPACTHSGGGHAANLRLAIANSCNSYFVQVYRMAVDNPRMGNMRKGYEGWETYMHKFGLGVRLGVDLPSEDKGNIPTVAVYDKEYRGSWNSCTNLTLGIGQDKMLATPLQLANAMSIIANKGYYYIPHFVDSIDGETAADAPILAKYREKHAVLTHISDTAYNAIINGMNDVVTRGTARVAMIPGIDVCAKTGTAENYTILDRRRIKLKDNSMFVCFAPKDNPKIAVAVAVENAGYGATWAGPIARILMEKYLLDSLTNKSKADLERISNTNLMPSYYDRLQYITDSTRAEQWAKIRKDSTQLRRYLKGSPKAAPKKDSAQAQGAPKPAQKPQQKKPAALITFITEDRKYRRPVTVFEEFI; from the coding sequence ATGTCGGTGTTCAATAAGTCAAGAAGTTATATTATACGGATCATATTCCTGTCCGTATTTATAATCATTATTGCCCAGCTGGCCAACCTGCAGCTGGTAAGCAATAAGTACCTGGAACTTGCAAAGAATAATGCGGTATTTCAAAAGATCTTATATCCCGAACGGGGAATTATTTTCGACCGGAACGGGAAGGCCGTGCTGAACAATACCATCATGTTCGACCTGATGGTAACACCGGCAGAAGTGAAGAATTTTGATACCCTGGCTTTCTGTAATCTCCTGCAGATCGATACCGCTGAGTTCCGCACCCGTATTGTAAATGCGATCATTAAAAATTCAAGAGTGCGCCCCTCCATTTTCCATTCGCTGCTGACACCGGAAATGCAGGCACGTTTTGAAGAGAACAGCTGGCGTTTTCCGGGCTTTGTATTGCAGCAGCGCCCGGTGCGTACCTATCCTTATAATGTAGGGGCTCATATCCTCGGTTATATCAGCGAGGTGGACGCAAAGGATATTGAACGTTCTGCCAGTTTTTACCGCATGGGTGATTATGTGGGCAAGAACGGACTGGAATATACTTATGAAAAAGTGCTGATGGGGCAGCGGGGGGTGCAGTACATGATCAAGGATAATAAGAACCGGCTGGTAGGGCATTATGAGAACGGTGAATTTGATACCACGGCGGTGGCCGGCCGTGGTCTGAAGACCCATCTGGACGTGGACCTGCAGGTGCTGGCAGAAAAGCTGCTCAACAACAAGGTTGGCTCTGTAGTGGCACTGGATCCAAAGACCGGCGGTATCCTGGCGATGGCCTCGGGTCCGGTATTCAACCCGAATGATCTTACCGGTCCCGATAAGAACGCCAACTATGCAAAAATGGTATTGAATGTAAGGGCTCCTTTGCTGAACCGGGGCATTAAAGGGCGCTATCCACCCGGCTCCACCTTTAAGCCGCTGGGCGGACTGGTGGCGCTGGATGAAGGGGTGATCACTCCGTCTTACGGATATGCCTGTCCGGGCCGCTATTATGGCTGCGGAGCGGGGAAACCGGCCTGTACGCATTCCGGTGGCGGACATGCTGCCAATTTAAGACTGGCTATCGCTAATTCCTGTAACTCTTATTTTGTGCAGGTGTACCGGATGGCCGTAGATAATCCCAGGATGGGCAATATGCGCAAAGGGTATGAAGGCTGGGAAACCTATATGCATAAATTCGGGTTGGGCGTGCGCCTGGGAGTGGACCTGCCCAGCGAGGACAAAGGAAATATCCCAACTGTAGCCGTCTATGATAAGGAATACCGGGGCTCCTGGAACTCCTGTACCAACCTTACCCTGGGTATCGGCCAGGACAAGATGCTGGCCACCCCGCTGCAGCTCGCAAATGCCATGTCGATCATCGCCAACAAAGGCTATTATTACATACCGCATTTTGTGGACAGTATTGACGGTGAAACAGCAGCCGATGCCCCGATCCTGGCAAAATACCGGGAAAAACATGCGGTGCTCACGCATATTTCGGATACGGCCTACAACGCTATTATCAATGGGATGAATGATGTGGTAACACGCGGAACCGCGCGGGTGGCCATGATCCCGGGCATTGATGTATGTGCAAAAACAGGTACTGCAGAAAACTATACAATACTGGACCGCAGACGGATCAAATTGAAAGACAACTCCATGTTTGTTTGTTTTGCACCCAAGGACAACCCCAAAATAGCCGTTGCTGTTGCGGTGGAAAACGCCGGATACGGCGCCACCTGGGCAGGACCGATCGCACGGATCCTGATGGAAAAATACCTGCTGGACAGCCTGACCAACAAAAGCAAGGCCGACCTGGAACGGATTTCCAATACCAACCTGATGCCTTCTTATTATGACCGGTTGCAGTATATTACCGACTCCACCCGGGCCGAGCAGTGGGCAAAGATCCGTAAGGACAGCACCCAGCTCCGCCGCTATCTGAAGGGCAGCCCGAAAGCAGCGCCTAAAAAGGACTCTGCACAGGCCCAGGGCGCCCCGAAGCCAGCACAAAAGCCGCAGCAGAAAAAGCCCGCGGCGCTCATTACATTTATAACAGAAGATAGAAAATACAGGAGACCCGTTACCGTTTTCGAAGAATTTATATGA
- the rodA gene encoding rod shape-determining protein RodA — translation MSQKKAEISKGVDYILVIVYLVLVATGLMAIFGVTYTEGDPVLQSFLGFKTDYSRQFYFACVSLVLGLFILLTDSKFFPATANLWYAGGILLLLLVFPFHSSVKGTESIIRLGGFQFQPAEFCKVSVALALSKYLSDPELDFTRIRSQLIATTIVMAPAVLTIFQKETGLALVFCSFFFVMYREGLPAIILIIGFAIAALVVATLLLDKNLLAVILTVIAAVVVLFSMRQIKRDKTVLVKIILIWALCVGIQRFGVPFLFTHVLGKHQVERIYSTIGKEIPQEYLKGNMGEIDAKTGKQSNTADYNVKQSKIAVGSGGLMGKGLLSGTQTRYGFVPEQRTDFIFDTIGEGFGFVGSVILLGLYILLLFRMIRIAERQRSTFSRCYAYGVASVFFFHIAVNVAMTIGLAPVIGIPLPLISYGGTSLLTFTILLFILIRLDADRQMVLR, via the coding sequence ATGAGCCAGAAAAAAGCAGAAATATCCAAGGGGGTGGATTATATACTCGTTATCGTGTACCTCGTGTTGGTGGCTACCGGGCTGATGGCGATTTTTGGCGTTACTTATACCGAAGGAGATCCGGTATTGCAAAGCTTCCTGGGCTTTAAAACGGATTACAGCCGGCAGTTCTATTTTGCCTGCGTTTCACTGGTACTGGGACTTTTCATCCTGCTTACGGATAGTAAATTCTTTCCTGCAACTGCCAACCTGTGGTATGCAGGGGGTATCCTGTTGCTGTTGCTGGTATTCCCCTTTCATTCATCGGTAAAAGGAACGGAATCGATCATAAGACTGGGCGGGTTCCAGTTTCAGCCGGCAGAGTTCTGTAAAGTGAGCGTGGCATTGGCACTGTCCAAATACCTCTCGGATCCGGAACTTGATTTTACCAGGATCCGATCGCAGTTGATCGCCACGACCATTGTAATGGCCCCTGCGGTGCTCACTATTTTCCAGAAGGAAACCGGCCTGGCCTTGGTATTCTGTTCCTTCTTTTTTGTGATGTACCGGGAGGGCCTGCCTGCCATCATCCTCATTATCGGCTTTGCCATAGCCGCCCTGGTGGTGGCCACCCTGCTGCTGGATAAGAACCTGCTGGCGGTTATCCTTACGGTTATCGCTGCAGTAGTGGTATTGTTCAGTATGCGTCAGATCAAAAGGGATAAGACCGTGCTTGTTAAGATCATTCTTATCTGGGCGCTCTGTGTCGGTATCCAGCGGTTCGGCGTGCCGTTCCTGTTCACTCATGTTCTTGGAAAACACCAGGTGGAACGGATCTACAGTACGATCGGAAAAGAGATCCCGCAGGAATACCTGAAGGGAAATATGGGAGAGATCGACGCCAAAACGGGAAAGCAAAGCAACACGGCCGACTATAACGTAAAGCAATCAAAAATTGCAGTAGGAAGCGGCGGACTTATGGGAAAGGGCCTGCTGAGTGGTACCCAGACACGCTATGGTTTTGTACCGGAACAGCGGACGGATTTTATCTTTGATACCATCGGTGAGGGATTTGGTTTTGTAGGAAGTGTTATATTGCTGGGACTATACATCTTATTGCTGTTTCGCATGATACGGATCGCTGAGCGGCAACGAAGTACTTTCAGCCGCTGTTATGCCTATGGAGTAGCCTCCGTATTCTTTTTTCATATCGCCGTTAATGTAGCCATGACTATCGGCCTGGCTCCCGTGATCGGTATCCCCCTGCCATTGATCAGCTATGGCGGTACCTCGCTGCTGACGTTTACTATTTTACTGTTCATTCTTATCCGGCTGGATGCCGACCGCCAGATGGTGCTGAGATAA